A DNA window from Allokutzneria albata contains the following coding sequences:
- a CDS encoding SH3 domain-containing protein: protein MRALAAKLTLATVSVALLGGPAHAQVGRDAAGVPGRFVADTEIVAAPGGAVVGMGRNGQRVTINCQAADRNWWHLNAPEAAGWVWQPGQVLREYGTPEPRIC, encoded by the coding sequence GTGCGCGCACTCGCCGCGAAACTGACACTGGCCACTGTGTCGGTCGCCCTCCTCGGAGGACCCGCGCACGCACAGGTGGGCCGAGACGCGGCGGGTGTCCCCGGGCGCTTCGTCGCTGACACCGAGATCGTGGCGGCCCCCGGCGGAGCGGTCGTGGGCATGGGCAGGAACGGTCAGCGCGTGACCATCAACTGCCAAGCAGCTGATCGCAACTGGTGGCACCTCAACGCCCCCGAAGCCGCCGGTTGGGTGTGGCAGCCGGGCCAGGTGCTCCGCGAGTACGGAACCCCCGAGCCCCGGATCTGCTGA
- a CDS encoding ATP-binding protein, whose protein sequence is MGGTDAVAEFAAVLRGLKERSGRSFAALAHRTGTSRSTLHRYCAGSVLPPDYRLVSQLAAACGANRRELARLRRLWEFAEAAVTEQPRSDGWRPRNQLPRDIGDFTGRDTELETLLDAVATADGQSVSVLSIDGMGGVGKTSLVVRCAHRLAQRYPDGQFFVDLHAHTPGHPPLSPAAALEALLRAVDVPGERIPPTVEQRAALWRSTLAGRRVLLVLDNAADAAHVRQLIPGHPGCLTLVTSRRRLTDLDGASSLALDVLREDEAVGLFLRIAGPERGEDAAVRECVRLCGYLPLAIRIAAARLRDRPVWTVEHLNRRLGRHSRRLTELNAVFALSHQYLDDSQRRMFRLLGLHPGADVDVHAAAALAGVAPLDAEDLLESLVDVHLVEQREPGRYQLHDLLREHAAATASAEEEPAALSEALGRLWDYYAAAARLATRAYEREETPEEPDERLPELAGHADAARWLEAERANLVAVVEHCTDEHAWRISLVLWQFFLNRGYSQDWLRTHEAALAATERLGDLDARAEILKNLGMLNWRIGRVDMALEQLKEALERDLATGNERYEARTRGRLGLLHDWQGDYDEAVRNFRRADELYQKLGLVIGQAPSILGLGSAYRQSGEVESAREALQRALTLGESIGDLWVQSLALTNLGLIEIEEGNSDRARSRFERALELSERLGDRWSWGLAASSLGSMNRRLGNYEEALRYQRRALDNATHTGDRWAMGLAHLGFGKIHHQLGDRERAREHLMLALGYAEELGNRKLLVEVREALDTLG, encoded by the coding sequence GTGGGAGGGACCGACGCGGTTGCCGAGTTCGCCGCCGTGCTGCGAGGGCTCAAGGAGCGGTCGGGACGCAGCTTCGCCGCACTCGCCCACCGCACCGGGACGAGCCGCTCGACGCTGCACCGCTACTGCGCCGGATCGGTCCTGCCACCCGACTACCGCCTGGTGAGCCAGCTCGCCGCGGCGTGCGGCGCCAACCGCCGGGAACTGGCCAGGTTGCGCAGGCTGTGGGAGTTCGCCGAAGCCGCGGTCACCGAGCAGCCCCGAAGTGACGGCTGGCGGCCGCGCAACCAGCTGCCGAGGGACATCGGAGACTTCACCGGCCGGGACACCGAGCTGGAGACGCTGCTGGACGCCGTCGCGACCGCGGACGGGCAGAGCGTGTCCGTGCTCTCGATCGACGGCATGGGCGGGGTCGGCAAGACCTCGCTCGTCGTCCGCTGCGCCCACCGGCTCGCGCAGCGCTACCCGGACGGGCAGTTCTTCGTCGACCTGCACGCGCACACCCCCGGGCATCCGCCGCTGAGCCCGGCCGCCGCGCTGGAGGCGCTGCTGCGCGCCGTGGACGTGCCGGGCGAGCGCATCCCGCCGACCGTGGAGCAGCGCGCCGCGCTGTGGCGCTCCACGCTGGCGGGGCGCCGCGTGCTGCTCGTGCTGGACAACGCCGCCGACGCCGCGCACGTGCGCCAGCTGATCCCCGGCCACCCCGGCTGCCTGACCCTGGTCACCAGCCGCAGGCGGCTGACCGACCTGGACGGGGCGAGCTCGCTCGCCCTGGACGTGCTCCGCGAGGACGAGGCGGTCGGGCTGTTCCTCCGCATCGCCGGGCCCGAACGCGGTGAGGACGCGGCGGTCCGCGAGTGCGTGCGGCTGTGCGGGTACCTGCCGCTGGCCATCAGGATCGCCGCCGCCCGGCTCCGTGATCGTCCAGTGTGGACGGTCGAGCACCTGAACCGGCGACTGGGCAGGCACTCCCGCAGGCTGACCGAGCTGAACGCCGTCTTCGCCCTGTCCCACCAGTACCTCGACGACTCGCAGCGGCGCATGTTCCGCCTGCTCGGCCTGCACCCCGGCGCCGACGTCGACGTGCACGCCGCGGCCGCGCTCGCCGGGGTCGCGCCGCTGGACGCGGAGGACCTGCTCGAGTCCCTTGTGGACGTTCACCTCGTCGAGCAGCGCGAGCCCGGCCGGTACCAGCTGCACGACCTGCTCCGCGAGCACGCCGCCGCCACCGCGTCCGCCGAGGAGGAGCCGGCCGCGCTGAGCGAAGCGCTCGGCCGGCTGTGGGACTACTACGCCGCGGCCGCGCGCCTGGCGACCCGCGCCTACGAGCGCGAGGAAACCCCGGAGGAGCCGGACGAGCGGCTTCCCGAACTCGCCGGCCACGCCGACGCGGCGCGCTGGCTGGAGGCGGAACGGGCCAACCTGGTCGCGGTCGTCGAACACTGCACCGACGAGCACGCGTGGCGGATTTCCCTTGTGCTGTGGCAGTTCTTCCTCAACCGGGGTTACAGCCAGGACTGGCTGCGCACCCACGAGGCCGCGCTCGCCGCCACCGAACGGCTCGGCGACCTCGACGCCCGCGCGGAGATCCTGAAGAACCTCGGCATGCTGAACTGGCGCATCGGCCGGGTCGACATGGCGCTTGAGCAGCTGAAGGAGGCGCTGGAGCGCGACCTCGCCACCGGCAACGAGCGTTATGAGGCCAGGACGCGGGGCAGGCTCGGGCTGCTCCACGACTGGCAGGGCGACTACGACGAGGCGGTGCGCAACTTCCGGCGCGCCGACGAGCTGTACCAGAAGCTGGGCCTGGTCATCGGGCAGGCACCGTCGATACTGGGCCTGGGCAGCGCCTACCGGCAGAGCGGCGAGGTCGAGTCGGCGCGCGAGGCACTGCAGCGGGCGCTGACGTTGGGCGAGTCCATCGGGGACCTGTGGGTGCAGAGCCTGGCGTTGACCAACCTCGGCCTGATCGAGATCGAGGAGGGAAACAGCGACCGCGCCCGGTCCCGGTTCGAACGGGCACTGGAACTGAGCGAACGGCTCGGTGACCGCTGGTCGTGGGGTTTGGCGGCCAGTTCGCTCGGCTCGATGAACCGCAGGCTCGGCAACTACGAGGAGGCGTTGCGCTACCAGCGGCGCGCCCTCGACAACGCCACCCACACCGGTGACCGCTGGGCGATGGGCCTGGCCCACCTCGGCTTCGGCAAGATCCACCACCAGCTCGGCGATCGCGAGCGGGCCCGCGAGCACCTGATGCTGGCCCTGGGCTACGCCGAGGAGCTGGGCAACCGCAAGCTCCTGGTGGAGGTCCGGGAAGCGCTGGACACCCTCGGCTGA
- a CDS encoding DUF222 domain-containing protein has translation MRSNGSRTNTGRGRIGRWRRSARLTPRELMQVGKRIRAYVDPDGVFRDEQDGIAKRAWRMANDQDGCLHIKAIIDPLNGAKIKAFLLALSKPKTVDGEKDPRTAEQRLADAFIDAMTTTMSVEDLPAHGGSKVQLIVTMFLNDLATTTGSGQTQDGDPISAEPWPYAIRGVRSPAVIGHRPTDLTNLVLLCVHHHHVVHEGDWEISFEHGIPSFIPPRWVDPDQKPVRNIRVDLQLKL, from the coding sequence ATGCGGTCAAACGGCTCCCGGACGAATACCGGGCGCGGGCGGATCGGGCGTTGGCGGAGGTCTGCGCGGTTGACCCCGCGGGAGCTGATGCAGGTCGGCAAACGCATCCGGGCTTATGTTGATCCGGATGGTGTGTTCCGGGATGAGCAGGACGGGATCGCGAAGCGGGCGTGGCGGATGGCCAACGACCAGGACGGGTGCCTGCACATCAAGGCGATCATCGACCCGCTCAACGGGGCGAAGATCAAGGCGTTCCTGCTGGCGTTGTCCAAGCCGAAGACGGTGGACGGGGAGAAGGATCCGCGTACGGCGGAGCAGCGGTTGGCGGATGCGTTCATCGACGCCATGACCACCACCATGAGCGTCGAGGATCTCCCGGCGCATGGTGGGTCGAAGGTGCAGCTGATCGTCACCATGTTCCTCAACGACCTCGCCACGACGACCGGTAGTGGTCAGACGCAGGACGGGGACCCGATCAGCGCGGAGCCCTGGCCCTACGCGATAAGGGGTGTGCGTTCCCCGGCTGTGATCGGCCACCGGCCGACCGATCTCACGAACCTGGTGCTGTTGTGCGTGCACCACCATCACGTCGTGCACGAAGGAGACTGGGAGATCAGTTTCGAGCACGGGATACCGAGCTTCATCCCACCACGATGGGTAGACCCGGACCAGAAACCGGTACGGAACATCCGGGTGGATCTTCAACTCAAGCTGTAG
- a CDS encoding cytochrome P450, translating into MTKSITGELSGLELPVERGCPFAPPGAYERLREQAPMSKVNLTGGGEAWWVSGHEESRAILADRRFSSDRRKDGFPMVNVDAATLRQLRVQPPLMIGMDGAEHSAARRAVLGEFTVRRLAALRPRIQDMVDRFIDDMLATDRRPLDLVQALALPVPSLVICEMLGVPYTDHDFFQSRTAVAVRRTSSAEDRQRAFAELRAYLDDLITRKESEPGDDLFSRQIARQRQEGTLDHNGLVSLAFLLLTAGHETTANMISLGVIGLLTNPEQLALITADPGKTPMAVEELLRYFTVADTVTARVATEDVLIGGKSVKAGEGVIVSSLSANWDPAVFENPAELDVERRVRHHLAFGFGPHQCLGQNLARMELQIVIDTLFRRIPTLRLAAAVEDLPFKTDAIIYGVDDLPVTW; encoded by the coding sequence GTGACGAAGAGCATCACCGGCGAACTGTCCGGTCTGGAACTGCCGGTCGAGCGTGGCTGCCCGTTCGCCCCGCCCGGCGCCTACGAGCGACTGCGCGAGCAGGCGCCGATGAGCAAGGTCAACCTGACCGGCGGCGGCGAGGCGTGGTGGGTGTCCGGGCATGAGGAAAGCCGTGCCATCCTCGCCGACCGCCGCTTCTCCTCCGACCGGCGCAAGGACGGCTTCCCGATGGTCAACGTCGACGCGGCGACCTTGCGGCAGCTGCGCGTCCAGCCGCCGTTGATGATCGGCATGGACGGCGCGGAACACTCAGCGGCCCGGCGTGCGGTACTCGGCGAGTTCACCGTGAGGCGGCTGGCCGCGCTGCGCCCGCGGATCCAGGACATGGTCGACCGGTTCATCGACGACATGCTCGCCACCGACCGGCGCCCGCTCGACCTGGTGCAGGCGCTGGCACTGCCGGTGCCGTCTCTGGTGATCTGCGAGATGCTCGGTGTGCCCTACACCGACCACGACTTCTTCCAGAGCCGCACCGCCGTCGCGGTGCGGCGGACCTCGTCGGCGGAGGATCGCCAGCGAGCTTTCGCCGAACTGCGCGCCTACCTCGACGACCTGATCACCCGCAAGGAATCCGAACCCGGCGACGACCTGTTCAGCCGGCAGATCGCCCGGCAGCGCCAGGAGGGCACCCTCGACCACAACGGTCTGGTGAGCCTGGCCTTCCTGCTGCTGACCGCCGGACACGAGACCACGGCGAACATGATCTCGCTCGGCGTGATCGGGTTGCTCACCAACCCGGAGCAACTGGCCCTGATCACGGCTGACCCCGGCAAGACGCCCATGGCCGTGGAGGAACTGCTGCGCTACTTCACCGTCGCCGATACGGTCACCGCCCGGGTGGCCACCGAGGACGTGCTGATCGGCGGGAAGAGCGTCAAGGCGGGCGAAGGCGTCATCGTCTCGAGCCTGTCGGCCAACTGGGACCCGGCGGTGTTCGAGAATCCGGCCGAGCTCGATGTCGAGCGCAGGGTTCGCCACCACCTCGCCTTCGGTTTCGGCCCGCACCAGTGCCTGGGCCAGAACCTGGCCCGGATGGAACTGCAGATCGTCATTGACACGCTGTTCCGCCGCATCCCCACCCTGCGGCTTGCCGCAGCGGTCGAGGACCTGCCGTTCAAAACGGACGCCATCATCTACGGCGTCGACGACCTCCCGGTCACCTGGTGA
- a CDS encoding SDR family NAD(P)-dependent oxidoreductase produces MSKIWFVTGSSRGLGRRFVEAALSRGDQVAAAARNAASLDELVAKHGDAVLPLEMDVTDKAAVFESVKRAKEHFGRLDVVVNNAGYAQVGAVEELTEQELRDQLETNVFGAVWVIQAALPYLREQGAGHIIQLSSAAGLIAMPLGGAYHASKWAVEGLNEALAGEVAEFGIKVTVIEPGGFATRDGKNPDPLANGHMAENNPAYDGLRRRLADLTGKQPAGDPSAAAQALLKIVDADNPPLRILFGQGFYPLIQQAYAARLQTWADWQDLSVQAHGSL; encoded by the coding sequence GTGAGCAAGATCTGGTTCGTCACCGGTTCGTCGCGTGGTCTGGGCCGCCGCTTCGTCGAAGCCGCCCTGTCCCGCGGTGACCAGGTGGCCGCAGCCGCCCGGAACGCCGCGAGCCTCGACGAGTTGGTCGCCAAGCACGGCGACGCCGTGCTCCCACTCGAGATGGACGTGACCGACAAGGCCGCTGTCTTCGAGAGCGTGAAACGGGCCAAGGAGCACTTCGGCCGTCTCGACGTCGTCGTGAACAACGCCGGCTACGCCCAGGTCGGCGCGGTGGAGGAGCTCACCGAGCAGGAACTGCGCGATCAGCTGGAGACCAACGTGTTCGGTGCGGTGTGGGTCATCCAGGCCGCGCTCCCCTACCTGCGCGAGCAGGGCGCGGGGCACATCATCCAGCTGTCGTCGGCGGCAGGGCTCATCGCGATGCCGCTCGGCGGTGCGTACCACGCCTCCAAGTGGGCGGTCGAGGGCCTGAACGAGGCGCTCGCCGGTGAGGTCGCCGAGTTCGGCATCAAGGTGACCGTGATCGAGCCCGGCGGCTTCGCCACCAGGGACGGCAAGAACCCCGATCCGCTCGCCAACGGCCACATGGCCGAGAACAACCCGGCCTACGACGGTCTCCGCAGGCGCCTCGCCGACCTCACCGGAAAGCAGCCCGCGGGCGACCCCAGCGCCGCGGCCCAGGCACTCCTCAAGATCGTCGACGCCGACAACCCGCCCCTGCGGATCCTCTTCGGCCAGGGCTTCTACCCGTTGATCCAGCAAGCCTATGCCGCCCGGCTCCAGACCTGGGCCGACTGGCAGGACCTCTCGGTGCAGGCGCACGGCTCGCTCTGA
- a CDS encoding urease accessory protein UreD, with protein MKAHATLTVARRGSRSVISELRSDPPLTLRRTGSPGATAQVHVVGTAAGPLGGDSLRLDVSVLSGASLELRSTGAQIALRGTSSVHFGLRVDGEAVIRQEPTVLARGCLVHNHSVAELGSDARLLWQDLVVLGRHGEEPGKLVQRWDVTRGGRPVLRTTTTLVDPAMYRSPAVIGSASVLGTALVSAPGLAVRPSARPGAAVHALREAALVTVLGVDAVEVSTVLDELTGSCVGSA; from the coding sequence GTGAAGGCACACGCCACCCTCACCGTGGCCCGGCGTGGTTCGCGCAGCGTCATCAGCGAGCTGCGCTCCGATCCCCCGTTGACCTTGCGCCGCACAGGCTCTCCCGGGGCGACCGCACAGGTGCACGTCGTCGGCACGGCAGCGGGCCCGCTCGGCGGCGACTCCCTGCGCTTGGACGTGTCGGTTCTCTCCGGTGCTTCCCTGGAGCTTCGTTCGACCGGAGCCCAGATCGCGCTGCGCGGCACTTCTTCCGTCCATTTTGGACTACGGGTGGACGGGGAGGCGGTCATTCGCCAGGAACCGACTGTGCTCGCTCGGGGCTGCCTGGTGCACAACCACTCGGTCGCTGAGTTGGGATCCGATGCGCGGTTGTTGTGGCAGGACCTCGTTGTGCTCGGCCGGCATGGCGAGGAGCCGGGGAAGCTCGTGCAGCGTTGGGACGTGACCCGGGGCGGGCGGCCTGTGTTGCGCACGACTACGACGTTGGTTGATCCGGCGATGTATCGGTCTCCGGCGGTCATCGGTTCTGCTTCTGTGTTGGGGACTGCGTTGGTGTCCGCTCCTGGGTTGGCGGTGCGGCCTTCTGCTCGCCCTGGGGCTGCGGTTCATGCGTTGCGAGAAGCGGCGTTGGTTACTGTGCTTGGGGTGGATGCTGTTGAGGTGTCTACTGTGTTGGATGAGTTGACCGGTTCCTGCGTGGGGTCGGCTTGA
- the ureG gene encoding urease accessory protein UreG produces MSRNHGDGPHDFGHDPHAHGHDHRLGASPRIGIGGPVGSGKTALVAALCRTLRDRLSIGVVTNDIYTTEDAEFLRRNAVLDDDRISAVKTGCCPHTAIRDDITANLDAIEDLEARHGAFDLVLVESGGDNLTATFSKGLVDRQIFVVDVAGGDKVPRKGGPGVTLADLLVINKTDLASLVGADLSVMARDAEAVRRGLPVLFTSLPEDPAASKVADWVLQQLAELA; encoded by the coding sequence TTGTCTCGTAACCACGGTGACGGACCGCACGACTTCGGGCACGACCCGCACGCGCACGGCCACGACCACAGGCTGGGCGCCAGCCCGCGCATCGGCATCGGCGGCCCCGTCGGCTCCGGCAAGACCGCGCTCGTCGCCGCGCTCTGCCGGACTCTGCGCGACCGGCTCAGCATCGGTGTGGTCACCAACGACATCTACACCACCGAGGACGCGGAGTTCCTGCGCCGCAACGCCGTCCTCGACGACGACCGGATCAGCGCGGTGAAGACCGGGTGCTGCCCGCACACCGCGATCCGCGACGACATCACCGCCAACCTCGACGCGATCGAGGACCTGGAGGCGCGGCACGGCGCGTTCGACCTGGTGCTCGTGGAGAGCGGCGGCGACAACCTCACCGCCACGTTCAGCAAGGGCCTGGTGGACCGGCAGATCTTCGTGGTCGACGTGGCCGGTGGCGACAAGGTGCCCCGCAAGGGCGGCCCCGGCGTCACCCTCGCCGACCTCCTCGTGATCAACAAGACCGACCTCGCGAGCCTCGTCGGCGCCGACCTCTCCGTGATGGCCCGCGACGCCGAGGCCGTGCGGCGCGGACTGCCCGTCCTGTTCACCTCGCTCCCCGAGGACCCCGCAGCGTCGAAGGTCGCCGACTGGGTGCTCCAGCAGCTCGCCGAGCTGGCGTGA
- a CDS encoding urease accessory protein UreF, translated as MVGAGLLLLGDSRVPAGGHVHSGGVEAAWRAGLVTDVASLRHFLIGRLSTTGRVCAAFAASAARMSPDADWALLDEEFDARTPSAAQRAASRQQGRGLLRAYPGAAPWLGPKPHQPIAFGVLGALGGASPEEVALSTALASVTAPASAALRLLALDPFAVHRMLVALTSTVDSVAAKAASAGLPDDCAPLLEVLAEAHHQSEGQLFVS; from the coding sequence ATGGTCGGCGCGGGGTTGTTGCTGCTCGGCGATTCGCGGGTGCCCGCGGGCGGGCACGTGCACTCCGGCGGCGTCGAAGCTGCCTGGCGGGCCGGGTTGGTGACGGATGTGGCTTCACTGCGGCATTTCCTGATCGGCAGGCTCTCCACGACTGGTCGCGTGTGCGCCGCCTTCGCGGCTTCTGCGGCACGAATGTCTCCGGACGCCGATTGGGCCTTGCTCGACGAGGAGTTCGACGCGCGCACGCCTTCGGCCGCACAGCGCGCCGCGTCCCGCCAGCAGGGCCGAGGGTTGCTGCGTGCTTACCCAGGCGCCGCACCATGGCTCGGGCCGAAGCCGCACCAGCCCATCGCGTTCGGTGTTCTGGGCGCGCTCGGTGGGGCGTCGCCGGAGGAGGTGGCCTTGTCGACCGCGCTCGCCTCCGTGACCGCTCCGGCTTCGGCGGCGTTGCGGTTGCTCGCCCTCGACCCCTTCGCGGTGCACCGCATGCTCGTCGCCCTTACGTCCACTGTGGACAGCGTTGCGGCGAAGGCGGCGTCGGCCGGGCTGCCCGACGACTGCGCTCCCCTGCTCGAAGTGCTCGCTGAGGCGCACCACCAATCGGAAGGACAGCTCTTTGTCTCGTAA
- a CDS encoding urease subunit alpha: MSRISRADYARRYGPTTGDRVRLADTNLLIEVTEDLCGGPGRAGDEAIFGGGKVIRESMGQAAVTRAEGAPDLVITGAVVLDHWGVVKADVGVRDGRIVALGKAGNPDTMDGVHPELVIGPSTEILSGNGMILTAGAVDAHVHLICPQQIPEALASGVTTIVGGGTGPAEGTRATTVTPGAWNIERMLIALDGYPVNVALLGKGNTVSEEAMWEQLRAGASGFKLHEDWGTTPAAIDACLRVCDASGVQVAIHTDTLNEAGFLESTVDAIAGRSIHAYHTEGAGGGHAPDVIRMAGEPYVLPSSTNPTRPFTVNTLDEHLDMLMVCHHLDPSIPEDLAFAESRMRPGTMAAEDVLHDLGAISIISSDSQAMGRVGETIIRTWQTAHVNKDRFGALPGDGRADNNRARRYVAKYTICPAVAHGLDAEVGSVEVGKLADLVLWDPAFFAVRPHVVVKGGMIAWAAMGDPGASIPTPQPVLSRPMWGAEPASAADLSVHFVAPAAVSSGLDVRRRLVPVRDTRGLTKADLPNNTALPRIDVDPETFTVHIDGSLVTPAPPASLPLAQRYFLF, translated from the coding sequence GTGAGCCGGATCAGCCGCGCCGACTACGCCAGGCGCTACGGGCCCACCACCGGTGACCGCGTCCGCCTCGCCGACACGAACCTGCTGATCGAGGTCACCGAGGACCTGTGCGGCGGTCCCGGGCGCGCGGGCGACGAGGCGATCTTCGGCGGCGGCAAGGTGATCCGCGAGTCGATGGGCCAGGCCGCGGTGACCCGCGCCGAGGGCGCGCCCGACCTGGTGATCACCGGGGCGGTGGTGCTGGACCACTGGGGCGTGGTGAAAGCCGACGTCGGCGTGCGGGACGGCCGCATCGTGGCCCTGGGCAAGGCGGGCAACCCCGACACGATGGACGGCGTGCACCCCGAGCTGGTGATCGGCCCGTCCACGGAGATCCTGTCCGGCAACGGGATGATCCTGACGGCGGGCGCGGTGGACGCGCACGTGCACCTGATCTGCCCGCAGCAGATCCCCGAAGCCCTGGCCAGCGGTGTCACCACGATCGTCGGTGGCGGCACGGGACCGGCCGAGGGCACGCGCGCGACGACGGTGACCCCCGGTGCGTGGAACATCGAGCGGATGCTGATCGCGCTCGACGGCTACCCGGTGAACGTCGCCTTGCTGGGCAAGGGCAACACGGTCTCCGAAGAAGCGATGTGGGAGCAGCTGCGCGCCGGGGCGAGCGGGTTCAAGCTGCACGAGGACTGGGGCACCACACCCGCGGCTATCGACGCGTGCCTGCGGGTCTGCGACGCGTCCGGGGTGCAGGTGGCCATCCACACGGACACCTTGAACGAGGCCGGTTTCCTTGAGTCCACTGTGGACGCGATCGCGGGCAGGAGCATCCACGCCTACCACACCGAGGGCGCGGGCGGCGGGCACGCTCCGGACGTCATCCGGATGGCGGGCGAGCCGTACGTGCTGCCGTCCTCGACCAACCCCACGCGTCCGTTCACGGTGAACACCCTGGACGAGCACCTGGACATGCTGATGGTGTGCCACCACCTCGACCCGTCGATCCCCGAGGACCTGGCCTTCGCCGAGTCCCGGATGCGGCCGGGCACGATGGCCGCCGAGGACGTGCTGCACGACCTCGGCGCGATCTCGATCATCAGCTCCGACTCGCAGGCCATGGGCCGGGTCGGCGAGACGATCATCCGCACCTGGCAGACCGCGCACGTGAACAAGGACCGCTTCGGCGCCCTGCCGGGAGACGGGCGGGCGGACAACAACCGCGCGCGGCGCTACGTCGCCAAGTACACGATCTGCCCCGCCGTGGCGCACGGCCTGGACGCCGAGGTGGGTTCGGTCGAGGTCGGCAAGCTCGCCGACCTGGTGCTGTGGGACCCGGCGTTCTTCGCCGTCCGCCCGCACGTCGTGGTGAAGGGCGGCATGATCGCCTGGGCGGCGATGGGCGACCCCGGCGCCTCGATCCCCACTCCGCAACCCGTGCTGTCCCGGCCGATGTGGGGTGCCGAGCCCGCCTCCGCCGCCGACCTCTCGGTCCATTTCGTCGCACCCGCAGCGGTGTCGTCGGGCCTCGACGTGCGTCGCCGTCTCGTTCCGGTGCGCGACACGCGAGGGCTGACCAAGGCCGACCTGCCCAACAACACCGCGCTCCCCCGCATCGACGTCGACCCCGAGACGTTCACCGTGCACATCGACGGATCGCTGGTCACCCCGGCGCCACCTGCTTCTCTCCCGCTCGCACAACGGTATTTCCTGTTCTGA
- a CDS encoding urease subunit beta, translating to MIPGEVFPEEGGIELNAGRERVTLRVVNTGDRPVQVGSHYHFPEANAALSFDRPAASGMRLDIPAGTSVRFEPGVAREVTLVALAGRRVVPGLSLGKGDQ from the coding sequence GTGATCCCGGGCGAGGTCTTCCCGGAGGAAGGCGGGATCGAGCTGAACGCCGGGCGCGAGCGCGTCACGCTGCGCGTGGTCAACACCGGCGACCGGCCGGTCCAGGTCGGCTCGCACTACCACTTCCCCGAGGCGAACGCCGCCCTGTCCTTCGATCGTCCCGCCGCGTCCGGCATGCGCCTGGACATCCCGGCGGGCACCTCCGTGCGGTTCGAGCCGGGAGTGGCGCGCGAGGTCACGCTCGTCGCACTGGCCGGGCGCCGCGTCGTGCCGGGACTGAGCTTGGGAAAGGGTGACCAGTGA
- a CDS encoding urease subunit gamma has protein sequence MHLSPREQEKLLVHVAADLAHRRRARGLRLNHPEAVAVITAFVLESARDGRTVAELMSSGREVLGRDDVQEGVPEMLHSVQVEATFPDGTKLVTIHEPIP, from the coding sequence ATGCACCTTTCTCCCCGGGAGCAGGAGAAGCTGCTCGTCCACGTCGCGGCGGACCTCGCCCACCGTCGCAGAGCACGAGGCCTGCGGCTCAACCACCCGGAAGCGGTCGCGGTGATCACCGCGTTCGTGCTGGAGAGCGCGCGCGACGGCCGCACGGTCGCCGAGCTGATGTCGTCGGGCCGCGAAGTGCTCGGTCGCGACGACGTGCAGGAGGGCGTGCCGGAGATGCTGCACTCCGTGCAGGTGGAGGCGACGTTCCCGGACGGGACGAAGCTCGTCACGATCCACGAGCCGATCCCGTGA
- a CDS encoding response regulator has product MSVRVVLADYRPVVRAGLRDMLSVDPGIEVVGECSDGADAVRLAAELRPDVVLMDLRMPRTDGATATAQITGAGSAKVLVLTTYDSDSDILRAIEAGASGYLLKDTPRAQLAEAVVAAARGATVLAPTIAARLVTRVREPKPPSLTAREREVLGLVAEGLSNPDVAAALGIGEATVKTHLLRTFEKLGVRDRTTAVVTALAKGILVSRG; this is encoded by the coding sequence ATGAGCGTGCGGGTCGTGCTGGCCGACTATCGCCCCGTGGTCCGGGCCGGGCTGCGCGACATGCTCTCCGTCGACCCGGGCATCGAGGTGGTCGGTGAGTGCTCCGACGGCGCGGATGCCGTGCGCCTCGCGGCTGAGCTGCGGCCGGACGTGGTGCTCATGGACCTGCGGATGCCGCGGACCGACGGGGCGACGGCGACCGCGCAGATCACCGGGGCGGGCTCGGCGAAGGTGCTCGTGCTGACCACCTACGACAGCGACAGCGACATCCTGCGGGCGATCGAGGCGGGAGCATCCGGCTACCTCCTCAAGGACACCCCGCGCGCTCAGCTCGCCGAGGCCGTCGTCGCGGCCGCACGCGGGGCGACCGTGCTGGCTCCGACCATCGCCGCGCGGCTGGTCACGCGTGTGCGCGAGCCGAAGCCGCCGTCGTTGACCGCGCGCGAACGCGAAGTGCTGGGGCTGGTGGCCGAAGGACTGTCCAATCCGGACGTCGCCGCGGCGCTGGGCATCGGCGAGGCGACCGTGAAGACGCACCTGCTGCGCACGTTCGAAAAGCTCGGGGTGCGTGACCGGACGACGGCCGTGGTGACAGCTCTCGCGAAAGGCATCCTTGTTTCGCGCGGGTGA